GTGGCGGGGCatgcggcggtcccggaccccctggacggagtgctggGGTGCACAttaggaggtccgggagacacgtggaggtcccggatccctcgaggggggaggtccgggactccggcaGCGAGTGATGGGCATCCCTCTTCGAGGGgcccgtggcgacaccggacctcctcccaagcgggaggtgggcccggggccatgcgtgtgatgaggtggagtccggatggccggagttggcagaatagtgcggggagcagtgccgagcacactgcgccccgcgtcgcaggtctcaCAGTGCTGCCATAGCGTCCGGGAATGgcagagcagtgaccggagttggcggatgggaccccgatcactgccactgtggggaatgacggcctgacgccgtctgtctaGAGCaatgtggaggagtggttggcattcaatgcctccgtacggcgggcggttgagcggcggggccgtttgtccctcacgccgaggggtggcctcgagcgaggcggagatgagttacccgctcgagggaggttcgctaccctcgaacgaggcggagatggtTTGCCCGCTCgcgggtagattcgctaccctcgagcgaggcggagatgcggggcgcagccgagggtcccgaggggagccctcgagcgaggcggagatcgtcccgcgagggggcccgagaggggtgcgaatgggccgcatgctgggcttctttgagtcctttactttcttccagattggaaggaggccgtgggcctttgcgggcccagttgccttaacatgtgtttgagttttaaagcgatctgagtaccccgattagggtgtccctaatcgtggtacccgacaagatggatggcacttctgtgtgaattgccaaaagatgtgcttgtacctgtgtggttgagcaggGTTGGGAGATattcatcttgtcacaattaaggaccgagttgatgtgtcatcttgcctaactctaccatcgtgcaaaccactcgaccgttgtatattgcaacggcttagcataaaccccactagttagtctgatagccatcaggagagctgagagcaacgggtgactaaggagaagggataagctctgtgtgacttatgccccggttaaacctcggagataggtcaatggccccttggtggatcccgtggttgctagtcaggtttagctaaggtgggtaatgactttgttgggatctgcaccgacactacggtaatcgtgctgtggtaccccgcttgtgggtaaagttgtccacctctgcagagtataaaatTTATTCGAATacccgtgcccacggtactgggcgagttatggtttggtcacacaactagtatttcttttgggaatggatgggtgggcgtgagttattttggaaAGTGTCtggcagctgtgccgtgtgctacggcggacggggagtccggtagcaacttataAACTgtgatcctgtgtggatcaactctACGTGTACTCGATACAAGATAATCGCTTTGGAAAACCCTTTTCTAtcaaataaacccatgcatgaaaaattagctttccacaAATAAagccctagccttatccttgatccaTCATGTGCATGTAttttgtttataccccctccgtgggtgtggttggacttgctgagaacgtttgtactcacccgtacttaatttttatagaggaagatccagactttgttcccgaagacattgagtaggggttctgttctgcacccaaccttgcttgtggatagggtcacccgcaggagctccgtatggcgcaagactctgatgacttcTTCGTGCTTCACGTTCTTGTTTGGGTTGTAGTTGttgtcctcgcgatagtggcgcttcactgcccattaccgcgtagagttgtacggtgatgtaccatctgatgtaataaatgtgttatcagtcTTCTGGAACTAATattatatcacatttaagtcttctcttatgaggggacgcttcactccTATATTTTAGGCTGGAGAGAGGATATAATAAGAGATGCACGGAACTTGTCGTGCTCAAAATGAGCCCCAAAATAGGAACTCGTTCAGGCTCAGTTGCAGAGCCCACCCGACACCACCAGCAGCGACCCAAAAGGCCAGTAGATTTTCGGCACAGGCTGTGTcgaggggcggagccaggattgaAACATATAGGGGGCCAATTTACTGATGCCGACAATTAGGAGGGGCCACACCTTACTAATGAGCAACATTAGCAATGAGATTAGGGGATTTTATGTGTAGTTACACCAACATtaggggggccatggcccctgcccgccccctaGCTGTGTCTAGATCGTGAAAATTGGCACGGTTCCGAACTGAAAAGTATTGTAGTACTTTTCATtggtttgtggtaaatattatctTACCATGGggtaactaggctcaaaagattcgtctcgaaatgtacatctaaactgtgaaattagttattttgtttgcCTACATTtcatactccatgcatgcgtcTTTTGGTACATTTaatgattcgatgtgatgagaaTTTTAGAATTTCAAATCAAATTctggggatctaaacacagccacaaTGATTCTTAGCGAGGGCCCAGCTCACTTCTTCTTGATCGAGCTGGGCCCAGATTGTTCATCTCTGGACGGGGAGTCAGCCACAAagccgacccccccccccccccccccccccccgccctctATTTTACTGGGATGCATGTTGCTCACATACAGAGTGCAGTGCCCATTTGGTCCGTACAAATAACGACCAGTTTCTGAAGAAGTTGCCATGACTCTTGCTACAAGATTCATAATGGCAATCGCCCGAAGACATGCTCTAGATGAGTTCCCGGCACAGGAAGCTTCATGCCATGTCAAGTCTTTGTCTGAACTCTCAGTGGACGAGTCCCTTTCGACACAAAGAAAGGGAGCACCTTTGATGCATTCGCAAACTTCCATGGCCGTCGCTGGAAGGGAGTTCAAATTCTCGCTGAAAAAAATCGTTGCCATGAAATGTTATGTCCGTAAGGAATCTTTCTGGTGCTTAATGCTACTGAAAATTGTTTGGGTTCACACACTGAGCACCTTACTTCGACTCACATGTGAAACTGAAACTGAACCATATGAAAACTCAAATGAAACTTGTCCCCATAGGACAAGTCATGAAGCGATTAGAGAGCAGAACTGGCGATCCTTGGGAAGGCTAAAACTATGCAGTGACAGAGCCTGCAGATTAGCAATCTGCATGGTTCTTCGTGCTTTCCTCTCCTCGACGCGTCTCTACTAACCGCTGCCTGCAAGTTATGACGGGCGTTCAGACAAGCTCTGGTTAGGTTATCCTCGACCCTTGTTCTCGCTGCTGAGAGCTGACTAATCATTTCGTCTCGGTAATGACCCTCTGCTCTTTGCGTCTCGGTAACCATTGCTTCTCGGAAATGGGCAATCTGAACGGCTTCCGCAGACTTTTTGCTGTATCTCAATCATGCTTAGCATGCATGCTGACATGGTTTCAGGTTTCCATCTCCTTTGTGTTACCAACTGATCTCGCTCTGAAGAAACTGACTGCGTACGAAAGCTGGCAGCTTGACCTGTGCAGCGTCAGCCACAGATGTTTCATCTCCTTCAAGTTTTGAGCTGCCGGGAGGAGACTACTGCCAGTTAAATTCTCACGCATGACTGACGTTCTGTTGCGATGTTATCAGCTCTGATCTGATGAACATCAGTTACTGCTACCCAGTTAGCGTTGCACAAAGAAAAGAAGCCCCTTTTGCTTGAAAAGAAACATCAgtcccttgttttttttttacaagcaaagattaaccgtttctatctGCCCTTGTTTCTCAAGCAGGTGAAAGTTTCTGATGAATTGTTTATTTGTTATCTACCAGTCAGTTCAATCTGCCTAGATGAAACCTCACTGGCCAAGCAGCTTACATAGATCGATCATCTATGTTACTGACGTCGGTTGGGAGGAACTTCAAATAACACACCAGAGCAGAGGCGGAGCTAGGCCTATTCATTGATGTTAGCTGACATCGATGATTTTGCGTAAAACTAGTGAAGAATCACTGTTTTGCACTGCTCATATATGGAGTTGACAATGTTAAGATATGGAGCTGACCTTGATGCCTTTGCttgctggctccgcccctgcaccAGAGACACTTTTACAGCGGGTGTTTTCCTCGCAACTCACATTCTCGCAAAGCTTTGGTTCACTCGGTTTCGTTGGCGTCCTCAAGGCTTCAACTCCCTTTCCCTTTGCAAGACCGGCACGCAGTTCTTTTGTGTCGGATGCCACAGTGCGCAAAGGCAAAAGGGGAGCAACAGCGTAACCGAAAGGTACCCCGATTAAAGAAGAGACGGCCATGATTTGtgctagcagcagcagtagcttgCAAGTCACTTCTCGCCTTCTTGGCTCTCGCAGTGTGTGAGTACTACAGTGTAGTAATTTTTACAGCTGCGTCCCAAAGGAAGGTTTAACAGTAACAGTAACAGCAAGTAAGTTACCGGGGTTGCTGAGGCGGGGTAAAATATGGCAGTCGGCATCAAAGCCGTGTGCGGTTTGCTTTAGTAATCAAAAGATTTAGATTCGGGGCTTCGCAAACCCCGAGGCTAATGATAGTTTTATTTAAGTGTTTGAGGACTAGAGAGGTTAAGGGAGTCAGAAGGGTTTGGCCAGCTGCTGTATATTGCTCTGGAATCTTTTCATGAAGGAATGGTAACATTTTCTTTAGAAATTCTAGATGTAGAAAAGGACAAAAATCAGTACAATCTCTCACTTTTTGCAGAAGAAAATTGCCTTCGACTTCAAATATAAATAGGGGCAAAGCTAAGTTATGGTTAGGGGTGCCGGTGCACCcattaaaaaaaaagcaaaaacagTGATTACATCTATTTTTTACCATATATACATCTACTCACAACTCAACTTGATGCACCCACAAGGCAAGCGTGTTTCCCTTTAATTTGCTTTAGCTTCACCCACTATAATCCATAAAAAATTCCCTATCGTTAATACTGTCTACAAGTGATCGGACCAATACTTGCCTAGTAGTGCTACTATGTTAACAGTCAGCTAATGATGAGAGGGCGAGGGACACAAACAATTTTTAACCACAAGCAGGAGATTAAACAACGCCAGCGTTAGTCGGCGCTGTCAGGGTGTCAGTCAGGAGGCCATGAGATTTGGTATTGTCAGATTAGATGGTAGGAGTAAGAAGCAAGAAGTCGGACAATAAGTCACCGTGGAGTCGTTAGCTACACCACTGCcaatttcttttttattttgaaacttAAACTATTGCTATTGCAAATTTCAAGAAAACTGTGTTCCCGTAAATAAAAATGATGGATTCTATTTTTGAAATGAACGTGCAGGACATTTTCCTTTTCAAGATCTTACCTTGCTACCACATCAAAAACTAAAGAGATATGCTTTTGGGGGAGAACACTGCCATGCCAAACCGAGCTAAGCAAGCAAAAGCAGAGGCTAAAACAAGAGTGAAAGGCTCCCTTGGGCGGTCAATACTGAAGAGTTCCATCAAGAACACCCatttgatctctctctctctctctctctctctctctctctctcgtcccCACCATGGATTCATTTGCATGGGCGGCGGTCTCTCAGACCCCGGGGCtagctgccgccggcgccgtctccGACGGGCGAGGCGGGGGCCTCTTTCCTCCGATGGCCGGGTTCCATCTCCCACCACCGGCCGGTCTCGGGCACTTCTCTCTGGACTCCGGCCTCGTCGAGCGGGAGGGGTGCTCGCCCTGTTTCGGCGCCGCAAATGGAACAGCAACCACTGCAAGCGCCTCAAACATCACCTTGGAGGGGGCGTCGGGTCACCGGAGCAAGGtcgccggcgggagcagcagtGTCAGTGGCGTCCATGACGAGGCCGGCACCGGAGACTGCTCCTCCGGAGGACCGGAGCCGGACTCCAAGAACATGAAGAGATCAAACGAGGTAGGTGTTCACTGATCTTTCCACTCGAAACGGAGGTCCCAATCTTTGTCGCCCGACTTTGTTGCCGTTGCATCGTAGGACGTTCTTGGGACGGATCAAGCGAAGGCGTCCAACGCGTCCACCGATTCCGCAAACGGGAGCTCGCGCAGCAAGGGCGTCAAAGGCGAAGAGAATGGCCTGGCCGCAACGACAGGGGTGGCCGGCAAGAGGAAACGGAATGGATCCAAGGCGCCTGACGAGGAAGGCGAAGGGTACATCCATGTCAGGGCCCGGAAGGGGCAGGCAACCAACAGGCACAGCCTTGCAGAGAGGGTACACACAAACTGCACTAGAATACTACCATAGCATATAGTACAGTACTAGATTCTTCAGACAATCAGACTTTGGTGTTCCTGAAACATTTTCAGAGTGATTGCCTGAACTGAATTAGCTTCGGAGCTTGAACTCGTTCCTAAAAAATAATTTGAGGATTGGTTAATCGAGCTCTTCTTTTGCGCAGTTGAGAAGGGAGAAGATCAGCGAGAGGATGAAGCTTCTGCAAGACCTTGTTCCTGGTTGCAGCAAAGTGAGCCTTCTGACAGAAAGAGCCGCTGCACACACAGTTTTTTTTTCCCGCGATATGTGAATTTCATAAGAATGACTCgttttgttttgcttgggatgGTTTTGGTTTGATTTAGGTGACCGGGAAGGCGGTAATGCTGGATGAGATCATCAACTACGTCCAGTCCCTGCAAAGGCAGGTCGAGGTAATGGTCCCTCTTCAATCTTCAGAAAGAAGTAAAGCGCCGGAAAGCTTTTCATCTGATGATGATATAGAGGCTGGTTTATCcgttatctaaaaaaaatgatTTCCTGTGCATCTTGCAGTTCCTATCCATGAAGCTTGCGGCGGTCAATCCACAGCTAGGCCTCAACATAGAAGGGATCCTGTCAAAAGATGTATACAGTCGACT
The Panicum virgatum strain AP13 chromosome 6N, P.virgatum_v5, whole genome shotgun sequence genome window above contains:
- the LOC120677775 gene encoding transcription factor BHLH089-like isoform X1 gives rise to the protein MDSFAWAAVSQTPGLAAAGAVSDGRGGGLFPPMAGFHLPPPAGLGHFSLDSGLVEREGCSPCFGAANGTATTASASNITLEGASGHRSKVAGGSSSVSGVHDEAGTGDCSSGGPEPDSKNMKRSNEDVLGTDQAKASNASTDSANGSSRSKGVKGEENGLAATTGVAGKRKRNGSKAPDEEGEGYIHVRARKGQATNRHSLAERLRREKISERMKLLQDLVPGCSKVTGKAVMLDEIINYVQSLQRQVEFLSMKLAAVNPQLGLNIEGILSKDLIRFPGAPPSAPIGFSLSQSGMVQEGVHGLASSNGFRTVMQEQLNERDSFREHVSQSLEQMPRAMDGWFHNAGQPAYRAVINPEHLSISPDQDGFHL
- the LOC120677775 gene encoding transcription factor BHLH089-like isoform X2; its protein translation is MDSFAWAAVSQTPGLAAAGAVSDGRGGGLFPPMAGFHLPPPAGLGHFSLDSGLVEREGCSPCFGAANGTATTASASNITLEGASGHRSKVAGGSSSVSGVHDEAGTGDCSSGGPEPDSKNMKRSNEDVLGTDQAKASNASTDSANGSSRSKGVKGEENGLAATTGVAGKRKRNGSKAPDEEGEGYIHVRARKGQATNRHSLAERLRREKISERMKLLQDLVPGCSKVTGKAVMLDEIINYVQSLQRQVEFLSMKLAAVNPQLGLNIEGILSKDLIRFPGAPPSAPIGFSLSQSGMVQEGVHGLASSNGFRTVMQEQLNERDSFREHVSQMPRAMDGWFHNAGQPAYRAVINPEHLSISPDQDGFHL